CTATACAGCAGCTTTTGTGTCAAGTGGACTTTGTTGGTaggtcaacacacacacacaaggttgGAACTGAGATACATTCACCGTGATCTGTCTTTACCCTCctatgcgcgcacacacacacacacacacacacacacacacacacacagaagggtGATAGACACCGGTGTATAACCCAAAGCCGGAGGCGGCGTAACAACATCAAAGATTAAGCAAGTTGTGGCAGGAGGAAATTGCTGCTCCACCTCGCTGTGGCAGGATGACATCAGTGGCGTGGGTGGCAGAGGGGTGTCAGAGCCTGGAGGGAAAGGCGTCGGTGAGAGAGGGCAGGACAAAAGAGGGAGGAATCAAGCCGGCCAGAGGAGGTTAGCTCCTATCATTAACAACCCTGACGTCATGGTATAAAATGGGAAATGGCCTCGGAGGAGGCTTGGATGGAAGCGGGGGAAAAAGTTTGGGAATAAATTTGCATAGACTTTTGCAGTTTGCCTGAACTTTGGGATTGAGACACGAAGTGCCAGGATGCAACTCGAGTGATTTTTAATCCGGCGTTGCTGTTCAAATGCCAGAGTGACTCCTGTCTGACAATAAGATTCGGCGACTCAATGAAACTGTTCAATACGCTTTGAGAAAAACGACAGCAAGCCCTCCTCCCCTCAGACTGCAGCGTGGCTAAATAAAAAACTCCTGCTAGAGCACATGACATTTGTAATCTGTCCTCAGCATCAATTGTGCATGCTTTTATTCACTACCAAATAGCCCTCTACCGCCAGGACAAATATCACATCCATATACTGCAAATGTAATTTACCGACTCATTCATGTTATTGCATTTTTCCAGTCAATACTCTCCTGATTCAGAGGATtcggaaaagacaaaaaaaaaaagggaaaaacacaGCGAACAAGCTGAGGCACTTTTGAAAATGAGCTGTACAATAGATACCTTGTCATCAATGTATTATGCTCCTAATGATGATGACACATGACTCGTCCGGTGGTGAGGAATAGGCACACATTTATATAAATGGATTGCCTCTGTGGTGTGGCCCTGCAGCTCTGCTGACAAAGTGGATAACTGATAGCAGCAGATGGGTCAGACTGCATAGGTATGCATGGTCTGTGGAGCTAATACGCCACCTAGTGGTGTAATTTTACTGTCTATGCAGTACAACCCGCTCTTATCACTTCAGTACTGAGCAAATTAGGCACAGAGTGAAGGAAAGCACCTTTAGTTCAGTTATTTTTCCTAGATGTGAAAGTGTTTACTCCAGATTTCTCTGATGGTAGTAGGTTACAGGGCAGATATTTTCAAACTAAAGCCACCCAAAAGTATCTAAGATAGCTATAATTAGCACTTGTAATTCAGTACAGATAAGTAGGAAACCAACAGAGCCACACATTGAAGGAGATAGGAAGAATTTAAACAAGACAGCAGGTCAGTCAAGACACATTTTTTACACGACTTCAGGttcaaaacaataataatcagGTTTTGTAGGTTAGGCGTGAATGATAGAAAGCTTCCTTATTTCTCTTTTGATATCCATGAGGTCGTCACCCATGTAGGGATGGAACTGGGTTTTATTTTAGCTTCATGTTGTATAGGCACACCttcactccatccatccatcttcttccgcttatccgagGCCGGGtcacaggggcagcagcctaagcagagaagcccacacctccctctccccagccacctcctccagcttgtccgggggaacatcAAGGCGTTCCCAGGACAGCCGAGAAATAGAATCTCTCTTCACACTTTACATTTCAATACATTCATACATTTATTTTGCCTTTATTGTTAGTTTATTTTCTCAAAAGCCTTTTCACGTGGGAGTTACAAATAGGAAACTCTGTAAGTGGTTGAAGATTAAGCCAAAATAAAACCCAATCCCAACCCTAGATGGGTGACTTGTGACCTGGTGAATGTCAAATATAGCAACTGCTGTCTCTTCACTGTCAGTGTGGGGCATAATCATGCCAAGATCCAAAGCATTATCTAATGTTTGTAGATGCAATTTTAGAAGATCTAATACAGACTGTCCATCCCAGAATCAAAGGGAAACTCCTGGAACTGTCTTTATCTAAACGTGTAGAAAGAAAGAGGTTTGAGCTCTGTGAACGGTGTGCCAtccacacacattcatgctCCATAAAGACTTTAAAGCAACAATTTGCCTTTTGGGAGGATCTACTCTCGCAGATGAaacaaagagccatttggcttCATTAACACAGGACACATTTGGCAGCTTGAAGCATATGCTTGAAGATAATTCAAGTTATCAGTCAGAAAGTTGGACCTGAGGGAGCCATTTCAACAGAATAATGATCctaaacaacagaaaatccaCCAAGTAATGGGCCGAGAAGTGGAAATCCAGGGTGTTGAAATGGCCTAGTCAAAATCAGagacagtatttttttaaaaaaagagtgagTTGAAATGGAAGATGGTGGTAGAAGGATCAGCTAACACCTAAAGCAAGACATTTTTACAAGGGTGACAAAACAGGTGTATGAAACGAGATTGTTGATATTCTTGCAGAATTTTTTTAACGACTTTTAATCATAACTGGCTACATTTTAGATACAATGATTTTAtatcattactttaaaaaaattaaaaatcaccaGTAAGACAAAGTAAGATTAGAAacagcttttatttgtttattcagtATTCAAAATCTAAACCAAATGGGTCATAGCTGAAAAAAACCCACTAAGAGAACAGAGCATTAAAACATGACGtcatttattttactgcttgTGTTTTACAGTAACGTACGTCTGTTCGGAAAAACGTTTATTAGACTCAGTAGAAAGACCAAAATGAGAAGAGGGGCGTGATTACTAATAGCACCAAACTGTCACTATTTAAGTACCGCAAACAATTTGAATgaagcaaagaataaaaagaCGCATGGCAACGTGTCAGAATGTTACTGCTAAAAACAAAGCCTGCTGCAAagattaaatgttaaaacaaaaCTTGGTCATCTTGAGTTCTACAGCTCAAACTAGCCCAAAGTTTTGACTGAAATACATTATACACAAAATATTCCCATCATAGTATTTCCAGCTTCAATATTCCTCTTTCTTACAGGCATTTGGAAATAATGAAATGTTGCAGTTTCAAGTTGTCATGGAATGTTGGAATAAAGTGGCTGAGTGCTGTTCAACTTCCCTTGAATTGTTTGTGTTGTACAGACAGAGTCGAGAACAGATCCTTATAAAATGATGGTACGCTTGTACAAAGGTTATAAAGTGAAGGTCAtgttgtgtgtgattgtgtcaCACTTCATGCTCAGAAATGTAAAGGACTATGTTATAAAATGTGGAGACACTACGAGCAGAGTAAGAGTACACCGTCTTCAAAACAGGTTCTAAATGAAAGTACAACCATCTGCCATCAAGCTTTACTCAGTCGCCCTCCTCTCCGTCTGTCAACCAGGGCGCCTGTAGCAGGCCTCCTTGTAGGAGGTGGCATTGACAACGCTGAACATGTCTCTCCTAACAAAAGACAGGAAATTTTTCAGAGGGCAGAGAGGCTGGCTAATGTGGCGGTCGTGTGAGCGACAGAAGGTGGTGTGAAATGTCACGTCCTCGCCGTTGTACAGCACCCGGATGAATGTTTCGCCGTATTTGGCCTTTGACTTCTCACCTTTTCCACCTCTCTTTTTTACTTGGCCTTGTATCGTCGGGGGACTTTTCCACAGTTCAAAGACAATTCTTGCTGCAAACCTTGGGAACCGGGCTTCTTCGAGACCCAGGGCACTTAGCAATGgagccactgtgacatcatgGGCTGAAGAGAGAGTGAAGACCTCCTCGCCCCCGGAACGAGGCTGACGACCAGCCTCGCTGCTCTTAGCGATCCGCTCCATCTTGGCGGCGGTTCGGTTGAGGTAGGGATACATCGCCAGGATGGCGTATTTGTGGTACAGCCCCGCTCTCCTCCGGTCCACCTCATCGTCCAGCTGCTGCCGTCGGATTACGGCAAACTGTTCCATAGTCAGGCATCCGCCGGCGCCACTATCCCCTATGGGAACACATGGGAACGAAAGGCCATGGCACAGGTGGCACAGCAGGGAGTCTATGGGGTTTGCAGCTCGGAGCTGCCGAGTGGGAAGACCCAAAGTTCGTGCCATATCCATGTAAGTTCTCTCCAGTTCAATATCGGCCGCTCTGAGCTGATACtgcctcctctgctcctcctccaGGTACCTGTTCCTGGCAGGGCAGTCGCAGGCCGAGCTGCAGAACAGCGTGCTCCACTGGTGACGCACGGTCAGCTTCGTCCAATCAAAGTCCGGAAGGAAACCGTAGAGGAAGGCCAGCCCGCTCTGAAGAGTGCGACTCTTCCCTGTGGTCTCCACCCAGATCTGACGGGGCGACCAATCAGAAGAGAAGAGATTGTGTTGTTTGTAGGCGTGGTGGAGGAGCTGCCCATTGCGAAGGTGCTGCACCACACCTGGACAACGATGGGAAAATGAAATGTGGCATGAATGATGTAGAATAAATTATGTGAGTACTCAACACATAACAATGTCTGTAAGAGTTCGGTTCAACTGCTCTTGTCACCTGTCTGCGTGAGTTCTCCCATCTCACAGGCACTGTGGCTGGGCAGACGAGGAACCGAGCCCAGAGGTGACTCCCAGTGGCCGCGACCCCCCAGGCCCATGTGATGGATGAAGGAGTCCAGCAGGGGGTGGGAGGGTTTCCTGAGGGTTAGAAGAAAAGACGAGGGGTTAAAGATGTAATCCATGGTCTCATGTTCACATAACACAAACTTAAGCCTGCGTTGCTGCTCAGGTGGATGTGGTTTCCCCACACAGCTGAAATACGTGACAGTTTAAAAGCTGCTCTTTGTTTCTGAACGGAGATCAGCTTTTTGATCTTAAAGACATCGTTAAATTGATCAGAAGTGTCACAGTTGACAAATGATGATAAATTAGTTTAAATCATTTTAGGACTTAAAATGTCCAATTACAATATTTCAAACTAATCATAATATTTTCAATCATAAGTGACTTCAATGTAGCATCTAAATAACCAAGCAGAGCTCCATTCTCAGCAACTCTACACAATACCCGAATCAAGTTCAGTAAAGGCTGACAAACAGTAGCAGAGTATTTGAATGTGATTAATTGTTTCAAATAGTTCTGTTTATAGGTACTTTCGGCTGCTGCCACAAGGGGTCGCCACAGTGGGCAGTGCTGCATGTttggatgcccttcctgacacagcCCCAcaggggatttgtgtctccagcTGGAACTGAACCAACAACCTTCCACTTACCAAGCAAATGTGTACAGCACTATTTGTGAGGACAAATTAATTAAACTGTGCTCAATCTTAAACATTTACTCAGTGTTTTCTTACTaaagctgcttttattttttttaaattagtcatCCAGTAGATCCACACGTGGAATAACCTTTAGCTCATGTCATTACACCATATAACGCAGCATTGCAAAGGCAAACGTTAACTCTCTAAACTGCTTCTAACCTTTCAACAGAACTTCCTGTTCAAATTTCAGCTTTAACCATTGGTAGGCAGCTGTGTGACCCCTGAGTGTCTAACCTTTTTGCTAACATGATGTTTGCTCATTTTAATCCTGCTTATGTTTGTTGTCCActcaaaaagattttaaatgcataaaaactAATACAAATACTCCCTTTTAAATCTTAATGGAAAATCTGGCttacataatgtattgtttataAAATCCTCAAGGTTAATAAATTAGTAGGAATAATACAATAACTAAAGAAAGCTATTAATATAATAATGCTTTGTCactcaaaacatgaaacactcgTAAAGCTGAAACATCCATCACTGTTCTCCTTATCAAATTCACAGTCACAGGGTCTCCCTCAGGTGTCATGGGACAAAAAGTTAagtacactctggacaggttgccagtctacCACAGGACCAACACACATCTACggctaatttagaatcaccagttaacctaatgcgtctttggactgtgggagtcTCCCTGTGGACCGGAGAGAACCAAAGCTGCCATAAGGTCCCAGAGGGCCAGTGAATTCAAACCAAGGACCTTCTTGGTGAAGGCTGAAACAGCAAGCCAATGTATCACTTAAGTCTAAGTATTGAGGCTTTGCAGTAATTTTTATGAAGCCTGCTAGTATTATCCATCCTCTTACACTTATTCAAGTCAGTCAGATCAAGTCAGATCCACACCATGGACAGATTGCCACACAGGGccaacagagagacagacaaccattcacactcacattcacacctaaccccactaactgcatgtctgaCTGTGGGAGAAACctagagtacccagagagagcCCACGTAGAAACGGGGAACAAATTcaagctccacacagaaaggatggtggattcaaaccagGCCCTTCTCACTGCCCTGCCAATATTATGTTTgcattatatttacaaaaaaaaataaaaaagtacagCGCGCTTCCAAAATGTGAGGATATTTTTGTATTATACAATTTACATAATCTTATAACATCACACCGGGGTATGAAAAATGATGAAATTGTCATTTGCCATCTTAGAAATCTTAACAAAGCTGATAAGATAACCTGTAACGAAAATAATCATCAGTCGCAGCATGTGGTGCCACTCCCCACATTCACCACCAGGTGTCTCCCCAGCACAACActgctctgcagcagcagcacggTTCAATATGTGTGGGAGGCAATACGGGAAATGGAGATataaaaagatgaaagaatttgtTGCCTTGGGAGAAatgcacacatgtacacacgcACAAACCCTAACACCCACTCGAGCACGCATACAAGCACGCACAAACACGTAGGGATGAGGGCAGCGAGAGGAGCAATCCAAGTTGTAGTAGATTAGAGATGATTGAAGATTACAGTTTAATATAACAAATCTGAGCGAGCTGCAGTTCAGCTCACTCAGATTAAAACGGGTCATGCGCACATACACAGTTTCCATAGTGATTACATACTGGTTCGGGAATGAGCcgttttagaaaaagaaaaaaaaaaaaaaaaaaaaacacgcacACGCAGACAGAGCCGTCATTACTCTTAAATCATGCCTGTGATTGTTGTGACGCAGCGCTACAGCCAGCAGCTACATTACAAAGGACAATTGCATGATGACAACGGGtagtttgtgctttttttggGCCAAAACAAAGGCTTCACAGCACTAACctcttagttttttttaatcattattgCCTTTTCCTATCATGCTGCATCAGCAGCTGTTGTCACCATTTAACCTTTCTCTGCATTATCACAAGTTAATACTCCCTTAAACGATACTGAATATGTGCTATTCAGTGCCTACAAGTGCTCCAGTTCGGTGCCATCAACTGATGAGTTTGCTGTAGGGAGTTTGAGacaattcatattttaattggCTACACTGGGAGACTGGATGTCAGCGGATGGGGACACTAGTGCAGACAAAGAGCCAGCCAGGCTGTCTATTAGGCTGATTGTTGCTAACCAAAGATTACACAGCCCAATTACATTAAGCAGGGATTATTATCACTGAATGGGATGGGGGGAAAAGATTAGTGTGGCGAGAGGAAGGGATGGAGAGATGAGGAAAGAAGAGGTAGCATGagtggagggggtgggggtaaataaaaaagagaatgAGATGGTGTGGTCAAAGCTGGGATGAAAGCAAATCGGATGACTGGTTCAGGGAGACAAAAACCTGGACAAAGACTGCATtggtagaagaagaaaaagcagaagaagaagagaagagatgTTCCCTGCTGAAAGAGCTCAGTTAACCACAGACGGAGACAGTGGGTCGACAAGCTGGTGCCAGGGTACACACAcagacgcgcacacacacaaggacacacactgCTGAGCTCTCTGTAAGGATCCTGCACTAGGCATATGCTAGTTGAGATCCTTGTAATTACATGCTGgtctaaataaaaacagaactaCCTATGTTATTACCAGAATAAACCAAGACACACAACAGACTCATCAAAGCAAGACAAATGCATTTCAGCTAGGTTATGAATCTTTCTGAGATCTACACCTGAAAAGAATTTTGAAGTGGTGACCAACCAAGCAGCAATGTTTGGGACCGAAGCCAACAAGGAAGTGTCCACCCCCCTGAAACAAAGCTGAAGTTGGAGTTTGCTTCACAAGTGGATCAATCCCCATGACCTCTCAGGTTAAAAATGCCAAAATTCAGCCATAAAAATGTCATGTTTACAACATGGTTTTAATTTAAACCATGTTGTAAACATGAGAAGATGTTAGCGTGACtatgagtgcgaatggttgtctgtgtctatgtgttagccctgcgacagactggcaacctgtacCCCGCCTCtggccctaagacagctgggataggctccagcgcaccccgcgaccctgaaaaggataagcggaagcaaatggatggatggagtatTTATTCATAAAGCTTTAACAGATGAGATATTTCAGTTGGGACTAAATAGACTGAGGACTGACACTGAAAACATGgcaatcaaaaataaaacacactgtCATGATGGTCATTTAGTTACAGCcaaaaatgaaaagaggtgagtgtTTACACAGAATATTAACGGGGACGGCACTGACGGAGATGCAAAATATGTGGCGATAGAAGAGTAAGTTgatggtacagctaaatatatATAAGCATTAAAATGCCCCTTATAATGCTGAACTTTGCACAGCATGATCTATTTCCCCACAAAGTAAtcctacataaataaaactgaggaaATTATTGTAGCATTTTAGTGTCTAGACCTTTTAAATAATGCCCACTCTCAATCAAAGGGTTGTTATCAGCAAACTCAGCATGGTTAGGAAACCTGTCCATTCTCAGCTTATCAGGTTACACATGCTGGACTTTATCATATTCTGTGGTGTTCCTGGGCAGCCTGAGCGGCACCGTGGAATTATGGACATGAGAGAGAAGCACTGCATCCATAAGAAGTTGTTCCTGGGCCTGTAAAGTGTTGTCACTGGCTGCTATATCACACTGGCGAAGATAAGAACCAGGCAGTTTTGTGCAAGCTTTTCTGTACATAACTTTACATTTAAAGAGCTTCtatctcagtctgctggtatgTATACATGTGTGCGTGAagctttttctgtattttagttGCTCCTCTGTGAATATGTATTAGCTTTGATGATTCCGTAGCAAAGAACCAGTCGTCCTCCTGCTTAGAGTGGTCCTGCAGCTCACAGCAGCTCACAAGATCAGAAGGACTAACCATCTGCAAACCAGGACGGTGGAGGTGGAGAAAAATCAAGAGAGATCCACTCAGAGGGGTGTAACTGAATGATACAGAGGAcctcaaaacagcaaaacacacaGCACTCCAGCCAGCAGGGAGAATGTAACGTGATGTAATGAGACAGGAAGAGTCAGGATTAGTCAGGACCAGTTGGTCAGCAGCAAAACAAGAAGAGTGGTGATGCTCTCAGACCGATAAACACGAAGATGGAAACTCCGATAATGGGACACTTCCGTGTTGGTAGTAGTATTATAGTATAAGACTGAGTATTGTGACTTTTTGCACAATACACAGTCTTTTGCACATTTCTAATTGCACTGTTGTGACTGCACTGTCTTGGGTCTGTATCGCTCTGTTCTGTCTGGTGTTGCACcatctttggggtttttttgcaatttttgaaCATTCGACTTTATGTAGTCCTGTGTTGACTGTCTTTtatatgtcatatgtagcacCATGGTCTTAGAGGAAagtttcactgtgtactgtaccactgcacaCAGTTGGACTAACAATGTACGGAAGTTAGGCTAGTGGCGCAATTTGAGATATT
The window above is part of the Pelmatolapia mariae isolate MD_Pm_ZW linkage group LG14, Pm_UMD_F_2, whole genome shotgun sequence genome. Proteins encoded here:
- the pxylp1 gene encoding 2-phosphoxylose phosphatase 1 isoform X1, coding for MLARNRFLLLVVVGGAALAILSLSLQFLNLIPTTPIVEERPFHAADGGVGVAVGKSRKRVFPQPHTQEPNPIFEAYGYCNIPNRTEQAWEGHSPADYKLLSVHVMIRHGDRYPLYSIPKTKRPAIDCTLSTSRKPSHPLLDSFIHHMGLGGRGHWESPLGSVPRLPSHSACEMGELTQTGVVQHLRNGQLLHHAYKQHNLFSSDWSPRQIWVETTGKSRTLQSGLAFLYGFLPDFDWTKLTVRHQWSTLFCSSACDCPARNRYLEEEQRRQYQLRAADIELERTYMDMARTLGLPTRQLRAANPIDSLLCHLCHGLSFPCVPIGDSGAGGCLTMEQFAVIRRQQLDDEVDRRRAGLYHKYAILAMYPYLNRTAAKMERIAKSSEAGRQPRSGGEEVFTLSSAHDVTVAPLLSALGLEEARFPRFAARIVFELWKSPPTIQGQVKKRGGKGEKSKAKYGETFIRVLYNGEDVTFHTTFCRSHDRHISQPLCPLKNFLSFVRRDMFSVVNATSYKEACYRRPG
- the pxylp1 gene encoding 2-phosphoxylose phosphatase 1 isoform X2 encodes the protein MLSTRVAQLVVFLICVNLIPTTPIVEERPFHAADGGVGVAVGKSRKRVFPQPHTQEPNPIFEAYGYCNIPNRTEQAWEGHSPADYKLLSVHVMIRHGDRYPLYSIPKTKRPAIDCTLSTSRKPSHPLLDSFIHHMGLGGRGHWESPLGSVPRLPSHSACEMGELTQTGVVQHLRNGQLLHHAYKQHNLFSSDWSPRQIWVETTGKSRTLQSGLAFLYGFLPDFDWTKLTVRHQWSTLFCSSACDCPARNRYLEEEQRRQYQLRAADIELERTYMDMARTLGLPTRQLRAANPIDSLLCHLCHGLSFPCVPIGDSGAGGCLTMEQFAVIRRQQLDDEVDRRRAGLYHKYAILAMYPYLNRTAAKMERIAKSSEAGRQPRSGGEEVFTLSSAHDVTVAPLLSALGLEEARFPRFAARIVFELWKSPPTIQGQVKKRGGKGEKSKAKYGETFIRVLYNGEDVTFHTTFCRSHDRHISQPLCPLKNFLSFVRRDMFSVVNATSYKEACYRRPG